In a genomic window of Aricia agestis chromosome 2, ilAriAges1.1, whole genome shotgun sequence:
- the LOC121739857 gene encoding uncharacterized protein LOC121739857: protein MIQQPMYQDLSENPEFQQQMMLCPVRVVYDTQMFLPPGEQVQQNQYVINPQNPPPWIQNQVQNQVIYVQNVPNSYMQAFQPQIDQNQFQTYGYNMPQMLVQTPQDPRSIQMIPANLMPNMTMNQRVVTQNITMPNQVIMPEVQNQTVQMEKPIQNNQVTNNNQINKPHEVSAQFNQHISTYQADPKQNNVTIQQSQPVLSNIQQRLPQLDSNNIQIRQVHPQAINTNVQQNYQTIVAQKANVQQNYQTVMAQKAPAQQNFQIITQRSPTNTQQNYQNFVPQRFPTNAQPNIQSIVAQKVPPINKTNYQVVSGTGQPIYRAIQPRPNQINTNTQTVQQLPPQNIVYMNNIRRSNMSTNTVNVPSANTNYVKIDNTRKRKSESPDEIRNKVVISNQNNIIIKQEPPPRPAIEIISNPTGAPRPENKMVVNSLQITALDTQNVKIKEELAKPVRNISLIEPKQMIRNKMINNVEAIQNLSNTNVQDKLIRNTVYTQARGRLITETEQPEPEILKSLLQPSVTQSETTVTQSDSKPNTSSAQNDNVNEKLSEEKTEVSNKDSEVKKDVQDAKEVKTECLTNKETKDEKSFLLTHVLDGYVIQESNMAFPIRRPLKEKTMRVSTDAIKPKTEPEPEFEPKEKKGESERLLDMSQLQLKEEKFVEPIIEEPLNDKENPFASVSPDNVKAWSVDKLVDHLKPFGWEETTLLLQDHEIDGESLFLVSKTQLTKIGISEEHATIICDFVKKS, encoded by the exons ATTCAACAACCGATGTATCAAGATCTCTctga AAACCCAGAATTTCAACAGCAAATGATGCTTTGCCCGGTGCGAGTGGTGTACGACACACAGATGTTTCTCCCTCCTG GAGAACAAGTCCAACAAAATCAGTATGTCATCAACCCACAAAACCCACCACCCTGGATACAAAATCAAGTACAAAACCAAGTAATATACGTGCAAAATGTGCCAAACAGTTACATGCAAGCATTTCAACCGCAAATAGATCAAAATCAATTTCAGACTTACGGGTACAACATGCCGCAGATGCTAGTTCAAACTCCCCAGGATCCACGATCGATACAGATGATTCCTGCAAACTTGATGCCAAATATGACCATGAATCAGAGAGTGGTAACGCAAAATATAACAATGCCAAATCAAGTTATAATGCCTGAGGTACAAAACCAAACTGTTCAGATGGAGAAACCAATACAAAATAATCAAGTGACAAAcaataatcaaataaataaaccTCATGAAGTATCAGCCCAATTCAACCAACATATATCTACTTATCAAGCAGATCCGAAACAAAACAACGTAACAATCCAACAATCACAACCGGTTTTATCAAATATTCAACAGAGGTTACCGCAGCTCGATTCCAACAACATACAAATAAGACAGGTCCATCCACAAGCTATCAATACAAATGTCCAACAAAACTATCAAACGATTGTAGCACAAAAAGCAAACGTACAACAGAACTATCAGACTGTCATGGCACAAAAAGCCCCTGCTCAgcaaaattttcaaattataactCAGAGGAGCCCAACAAACACACAACAAAATTACCAAAACTTTGTGCCACAGAGATTCCCTACGAACGCTCAACCCAACATTCAATCGATCGTAGCGCAAAAGGTACCGCctataaacaaaacaaattatcaagtgGTTAGTGGAACTGGACAACCAATTTATAGAGCAATACAACCAAGACCCAACCAAATTAACACTAACACTCAAACTGTTCAACAGCTGCCACCCCAGAATATTGTATATATGAACAACATTAGAAGAAGTAACATGAGCACAAATACAGTTAATGTACCGAGTGCTAATACCAACTATGTGAAAATTGATAAcacaagaaaaagaaaaagcgAATCTCCTGATGAAATTCGTAACAAAGTAGTAATATCaaaccaaaataatattattattaaacaagaaCCACCACCGAGGCCGGCAATAGAAATTATTTCGAATCCTACAGGTGCACCGAGACCGGAAAATAAAATGGTTGTGAATAGCTTACAAATAACGGCACTGGATacacaaaatgtaaaaattaaagAGGAATTAGCAAAACCAGTTAGAAATATATCATTGATAGAACCGAAACAAatgataagaaataaaatgatcaACAACGTTGAGGCAATTCAAAATTTATCGAATACAAACGTACAAGACAAATTAATTAGGAATACTGTTTATACCCAAGCCAGGGGTAGATTAATTACTGAGACGGAACAACCAGAGccagaaatattaaaaagtctGTTACAACCAAGTGTAACTCAAAGCGAAACTACTGTAACTCAAAGTGATAGCAAACCTAATACAAGTTCTGCACAAAACGATAATGTTAATGAGAAGCTAAGTGAGGAAAAGACTGAGGTATCAAATAAGGATAGTGAGGTAAAAAAAGACGTCCAAGATGCCAAGGAAGTAAAGACTGAATGCTTAACTAACAAAGAAACGAAAGATGAAAAAAGCTTTTTACTTACCCATGTACTTGATGGTTACGTTATACAAGAGTCGAATATGGCGTTTCCG ATTCGTAGGCCGCTGAAAGAAAAGACTATGCGAGTGAGCACTGATGCTATAAAGCCAAAGACGGAACCAGAACCGGAGTTCGAACCAAAAGAAAAGAAAGGGGAGAGTGAAAGACTATTGGATATGTCCCAGCTTCAGTTAAAGGAAGAGAAATTTGTTGAACCTATTATTGAAGAACCTCTCAATGACAAAG AAAATCCATTTGCGAGTGTTAGCCCAGATAATGTAAAAGCATGGAGTGTAGATAAACTGGTAGATCATCTAAAACCATTCGGTTGGGAGGAAACAACACTGCTATTGCAGGACCACGAAATTGACGGAGAATCACTTTTCCTCGTGTCCAAAACACAGCTCacgaagataggaataagtgaAGAACATGCAACCATAATTTgtgattttgttaaaaaatcataa